CAATAATTTTCATGGGATTATCTCTCTCAGGAATTGGCCTGGACTCTAATTTTTTGGGGGAGATTTTCCCACTATGGTATATTTGTATAGAAAATAATTAGTTAACGTAAAAAAAAGAAGGTTTTGTGTTACAGAACCTAACTTTAAAAGAGGAGTAATTATGCGAATTGGTTTTGGTTATGATGTTCATTCTCTGGTATTGGATAGAAAACTCATTTTAGGCGGTGTGGAAGTTCCCTTCCACAAAGGATTACGCGGGCATTCCGATGCCGATGTATTGATTCATGCCACCATCGATGCGATTTTAGGTGCATTGGCACAAGGCGATATTGGCACTCTATTCCCCGATAACGAAGATCAGTACAAAGATATAGACAGCCGAATTTTACTGCGAAAAGTTGCGGGAATTCTGCATTTGGAAGGTTATAAAATTGGTAATGTCGATTCGACTATTTGTGCTGAAGCTCCTAAAATGAAACCATATATTATGCAGATGAGAGAAAATATTGCTTTCGATTTGAATTGTGATATTCACTTGATTTCGGTAAAAGCTACCACCGAAGAAGGTATGGGATTTACTGGAAAAGAACAGGGGATTTCTGCCAAAGCTGTTTGTTTGATAAAGCGATTACAAGAATAAAACCATAAATGAAACCCGAACTTCTGGTTCCGGTGGGAAATCCGGAAGCTTTTTATGCCGCAATTGCCGGCGGTGCCGATGCTGTTTATCTGGGACTGAAAAATTTCAATGCCAGGGGCAGAGCCAGGAATTTCGCTCCCAATCAACTGCAATCCATTTTAAAAGAGAGCGAAAAAGAAAACATCAAAGTTTATCTCACATTAAACACTCTTATCAAAAATTCAGAGCTTCCGCAGCTTCTGGATACACTGTTTATGCTTTCTCAGACTTCCATTTCCGCTCTGATCATCCAGGATTTGGGTGTTTATTATCTTTTGCAGAAATTCTTCGAAAAAATCAAAATCCACGGCAGTACCCAGATGGGATTTCATAATTCATTAGGAGCAGAATTCGCTTATGAAAAAGGTTTCGAGAGAATTATTTTAGCCAGAGAATTGACCTTGCCAGAATTGAAAAATATCAGTAATAGATCAAAAATTCAACTGGAAATATTTGCTCATGGAGCTCTTTGTTATTCATTTTCGGGAATGTGCTTGTTCAGCAGTTTTCTGGGAGGAATGAGTGCAAATCGCGGACTTTGCCGACAACCCTGCCGCCGCATCTTCAATTCAGAAAAAGGTTCTGAATATTTCTTTAGTTTAAAGGATAATCAGCAGATTGAGATCATCCTGGAACTGATGAAAATGAAGATCAGATCGATAAAGATCGAGGGTCGCATGAAATCGGCTGAATACGTTCACCAAGTTACTCGAGCTTATCGTATGGTCATCGATGATCCAAACAAAATTGAACAGGCAAAAGAAATTTTGAAATTTGATCTTGGCCGTCAAAAAACTTCTTACTTTTTGGGAGGAAATGTAAAAAATGCGATCACTCAAGAACCTTATACCGGTTACCAAATTGGAGAGATCGCAAAAATATCGGCAGAATACTTTGAAATTAAAACAAAATTTAATCTCAGAAAAAGAAACCGTCTTAGGATTCTTCCGCAAGATGGAACTGATTCCAAAGCTCTCAAAATTAAAGAAATCGAGAAAATGGAGAACAGCAAATATAAAATACATCATAACATTCAGAACATTGCAATCGGAGATAAAGTATTTTTGCTTGGTTTGGGTGAAAATAAATTTCAAAGTAAGTTTTCTTTGGATGGAAAAAAGCTACAACTGCAAATGCCAACATCAAAAAAAAAACACATTCTCAGCCGCATCGGATCGAGTAAAACACTTTCACGCCAGGAGCTTTTTTTCCGCATCGATTCAGTTGACTGGCTAAGAAAAATTTATTTCGATAAATTTGATCATCTAATTCTGAAATTACCTAAAAATGAGTGGAAAAAATTCCAACTTAAAAGTAACTTTATCAGAAAAAATATTCGAAAGATCATTATTCAATTTCCCAAATTTATTTCGGAAAATGATCTTGATTTCTACCACTCTCTGATTAAATATTTACTCCAAAACAGAATTCAACATTTTGTGCTGGGTCATATTTCTCAAATCAATCTTTTTAAAAATATAAAACAAGCAACGATAAGTACTTCAGAAAATGTATATGTTTTAAATGATGCAGCCATCCAGATGCTGAAAGAAGAAAGAGTAAATTATTACATCTATCCATTCGAAAATGAATTTACGAATTTAACTGCTGGAAAAGATAGAAAAGGAATTGTGCCGATTTATTTTCGTCCGGAACTTTTTTATTCCCGCATGCCGGTAAACGATCTGCCGGCAGAATTTTCAGATCGAGATCAAAAATATTACAAATTTATTCGAGATGGAATTACCTGCATTATTCCCGAATTACCAGTATCATTACTCCAATACAAGAATAAACTTTTCAAACAAGGCTTTCGCCGTTTCCTGATCGATCTGTCTAATGAGAAACCTTCCCAAAACAGTTTCAACCGCATTCTTAAGAAATTTCACACTTCCGAAGCAGAACAACCCGGAACGCAATTCAATTTCAAGCTGGGTCTGCAATGAGCTGCTGCCGAAAAATTCTTCTCTGCTTTTTCCTGCTGATCTGCTTTGCCAGTCTTACTGCACAGGAAGGTTATTATCTCAAAAGTCTCAAGATCACAGGCAATAAGCATGTTTCGACGCTGACGCTAAAAGATAAACTGTATCTCACACCAAATACCTTCTGGCGCAATCTGCTGTTCTGGAAAGCCAAACACAGATTTCATCAGGCAGATCTGGCACTCGATCTTCAGCAGATGACCGCTGCCTATCAGAAAGCAGGATTTCTACACGTGCAGATCCAACCGGAATTTGTGATCAATGAGGAGAAGGAAAGCGTTGAGGTGATCCTGAAAATTCAGGAAAACGATCCCGTCCTGATAGAAGAAATAGTTTTTGATTTCGATTCCGATGAGGAAGGCAAAGCACTTTTAAATTCGCGCCTACCAAAATTTTTAGACAGGAATTCCCTGCAATCCGGGCAGCGTTTTCGCGATAAAAACCTGGAAAAAGCAGAAAAAGAGATCATGGCTTTCCTGCAGAAAAACAGCTATCCCTTTTCCGAAGTAGGCTATCAACTCAAATTGAACGAAACCGAAAGCAATGTCATGGTGAAACTGCAGATAACTACCGGCACCAAAATGCGTTACGGAAAAATCGAAATTTCTGGAAATGATAAAATCTCTGAAACACTGATTCGCCAGCAGATCAGTTTTGCCAGCGGAGAATATTTTCATCCCAGAGATTTTCAAAAAACTCAGAAGCAGATCCAGCAACTCAATATGTTTCGTTATGTAACGGTGCAACTGGCAGAAAAAGAAAAGAATGATGATCTGGTGGATATTACTATAAACGTGCAGGAAGCACCGCGATTAACAGCTCAACTGGCAGTTGGTTATGGCTGGGAAGAACGTTTTCGCACCGAAGCCAAAATCACCAAACTGGGATTTCTGGGCGGCATCAGGAGAGCTGCGCTGCGGTTTCGTCATTCCTATCTGGAACCGTACAATGTTTCAATCCAATTTGATCAACCGGCAGTCTTTCATCCCAATGCTACCTACACGCTGCAGCCGTATCTGCTCAAATTGAACGAAACGGGTTATGACAAGCAGAGCAGCGGCATCTATTCGGTCTATCAATTCCGTTTCGCGCGTTATTCCCGTCTCTATCTGGATTATGATCTCAAATGGAATAATCTGGTAGCCAAATCCGATTTCATCGAAGATGAGCTTCTGGAAGAAGGCAAGCTTGATTATCAACTGTCCAGTTTTGGATTGGGTTATACTTTTGAAAATTCTCAGCCGCTTACAGCACCCGATCAAGGCTGGTTTTTTTCTGCTTCCGCAGTGCTCTCCGGGCTGGCTTTTTACAGTGATTACAACTACTATCAGCTATTTTCGGAAGTTCGTAAATACACTCGTTTGACAGATTCTTTCACTTTGGCAAACAGACTGAAATATCAGGTGATGCAGGCCATCGAGCCGGACGTTTCGACACCGCTGGCAGAGAGATTTTATGCCGGCGGCAAAGCCAATGTGCGCGGCTGGTCTCGCTCCGATCTGGGTCCCTTGAATGAAGACGGCGTTGCCAGCGGCGGCAACAGTCTGCTGGAAGCAAGCTTGGAACTGCGTTATCCGATCTATAAAATACTTTCTGGAGTGGTTTTTCTGGATGCAGCCAATATCTGGAAAGAGCCTTATGAACATGATCTGAAAGAACTGCAATATGCTGTCGGCGGCGGCATCAGAATAAAGACGCCGATCGGCTCATTGCGTCTTGATGCTGCCATGGCGGTGTGGGAAGAAAAATTGCCTGTTCGCTTTTATTTCAGTATCGGAGAGGCATTTTAAGATGATGAAAAAACGCACTAAAATCGTTGCCGTCATCTTTGCCTGTCTGCTGATCCTGATCCTGGCTTTTCTTGTTATCATGCAGACTGGCTGGTTCCGAAATCAAGTGAGAAAGATTGTTATTAGGCAGGCAAATGCTGCATTAGATGCTGAGTTAAAGATTGCAAAACTGGAAGGGAATTTCTGGCATAATCTACGTTTATCAGGGATCAGTCTAAGTCGGGGCGAACAGGAAATTCTTACAATCAGTTCGCTTCAACTAAATTATAATCTTTCAAATCTCCTGAAAAAACAGATCCGCATCGATTCACTGATCATCGATCAACTTAATCTAAAGCTTCATCAACTGGAAGATGCCAGCTGGAATCTACAGCATCTCTTTCCACCCGCTCCCGCCAAAACCGAAAAGAAACCTTTTGCCGGCAAGATCGAAGTGAAAAATTTCCGGCTGCTTTCCGGTTTGATAGATGTAAGATCGGAAATGGAAAATCAATTCCTGCCGATTCAGCTTCACATCCCGCAAATTTCAGCATCTGCCCAGATCTCAGAAGAGCTTTCCTGGCAGGTGCAACAGGCAGAATTTGATATCTCCCCGCATCAGGTGAGTTTGCATATTAATGATCTCAACAGTAAAAATTCCGATACGATCTCATTGACGCGTCTGGAAATCACAACTGCCGGCAGCCGCATTCTGGGCGAGGTCAAATTAGCTTCTCTGCAGAATCAAGAAGCACAAATCTTCCTCCAGGCACAGCCGCTGGCTCTGGAAGAACTTAATAAATGGTCTGCAGATCTTGCTTTGCAAGGCAAAATTGAGTTTGAGATCAAGGCAAATCTGGCCGGCAAAGAACTGCAGATCGCAGCCGATCTGAATTCCCGGCAACAGAATCTGACCCTGGATCTTTCACTGCCGGATTATGAAAAACCGCTGGAATCACAGCTCTCAGCGAGCTGGCAGAACATAAATCTGCAAAGCTGGCTGCCTCAGCAGTCTGCCACACTTCTGAACGGAAATCTGGATTTGCAAACCACCGGCAGCGATCTGAAAGACATCACCATCGATGCAAATCTGAAACTTTCAGAATCGGCTTGGAATGATCAATCTATCGATCTTCTGGAATTGAAAGGTAAAGGAAATGCCGCTCAATTCCGGGCACAACTTCTCTTGCAAACCGAACAGGGCGATCTGGAATTGACTGGCAATTTGAAAAATCTTGTTTCCCATCCCAGTTACGAGATGGCAGGAAAAATTCACAAACTTGATGTTCAGCCATTTATAACGCAATTGCAGCAGCCGACTGTGCTCAACGCCGAATTTAGTTTAGCAGGAGTAGGCACAAAGCCGCAATCCCTGAAAGCTGAATTGAATTTGAGTGTTTTTGATTCGGTTATCGAAAATATTTCTCTGGATGATCTGCGCCTGATAGCGGCGATAGATGCCGGAAAATATAAATTGGACACATTCAAATTTAATAGTTCTCTGGCGCAATTCTCTGCCAGTGGAAATGGCGAATGGAACGGCGAACACCAGCTTATCTACAGCGTTCAGGTTGATTCTCTTCCTTCTGTCTTGCTTCCTAAAATGCCGGAAATTGCACTAACTGCTGCTGTTGATGGAACCTTCAGCGGTGATCTACAAGATTGGCAAACCAGAGCTAAACTGCTTCTGCAGGATTTACATTATGAAGAATACTCTGCCGCCAGGTTGGAAGCTGAAATCGCCGCAGAGATGAAAAAAGGAGAGATATTTGCCGAACTTGACAGCGACATTTCTGCTATCGACCTAGCTGGATTTAATCTACAATCTCTGCAAATGACAGCCAGTTATTCTCCGGAAAAAATCCAGGCAGAAATTCAGCTGCAGCAGTCGGATGCGATCGGCTTGCACACGGAAATTCAATATTTTCCGGTAGAATTGCAGCGA
The genomic region above belongs to Candidatus Cloacimonadota bacterium and contains:
- a CDS encoding translocation/assembly module TamB domain-containing protein — encoded protein: MKKRTKIVAVIFACLLILILAFLVIMQTGWFRNQVRKIVIRQANAALDAELKIAKLEGNFWHNLRLSGISLSRGEQEILTISSLQLNYNLSNLLKKQIRIDSLIIDQLNLKLHQLEDASWNLQHLFPPAPAKTEKKPFAGKIEVKNFRLLSGLIDVRSEMENQFLPIQLHIPQISASAQISEELSWQVQQAEFDISPHQVSLHINDLNSKNSDTISLTRLEITTAGSRILGEVKLASLQNQEAQIFLQAQPLALEELNKWSADLALQGKIEFEIKANLAGKELQIAADLNSRQQNLTLDLSLPDYEKPLESQLSASWQNINLQSWLPQQSATLLNGNLDLQTTGSDLKDITIDANLKLSESAWNDQSIDLLELKGKGNAAQFRAQLLLQTEQGDLELTGNLKNLVSHPSYEMAGKIHKLDVQPFITQLQQPTVLNAEFSLAGVGTKPQSLKAELNLSVFDSVIENISLDDLRLIAAIDAGKYKLDTFKFNSSLAQFSASGNGEWNGEHQLIYSVQVDSLPSVLLPKMPEIALTAAVDGTFSGDLQDWQTRAKLLLQDLHYEEYSAARLEAEIAAEMKKGEIFAELDSDISAIDLAGFNLQSLQMTASYSPEKIQAEIQLQQSDAIGLHTEIQYFPVELQRILIPQLTINLPEDSWQNSTDSLLIEFSDKYYSIRHLDLRNDSQSISINGHIDLQQENDLDISLQNIKLESLLAYYDQKLPLSGKFDLNLALTGNLSSPIVHSDLKLQNGKYDKLNFESLTGNFQLHDEVMDISLELQRSKEDSILLSGYLPLHLEPEASVFELNQNKPFDLNLSSSPFSLNWLQPLYPEVKQIKGILLMQASATNTIAQPYFKAAISLQKGRLDIPTMGIDYRKINLQLEAEENEIILQDFSLKSGSKKKSGNLKLTGNLSLDAIEKRIENITGSLTASKFIALNSKDLTLNLDAKLDFNSNGQDHELNGWLHLNRAFYFLPANGQPTQSKIDQPLLVKARTPRLETSDKSQEKQMPEIIKNLRGEVNVSFPRNIWLRSRDMYLELSGEIRAVKKGADFQLFGSVQILKGTYNLYGKRFEIIDGNIVLNGQPQLNPQVYLQARYMLIGADKIKNALILTVSGTLQNPVIQFTYNDQAISEADGVSYLIFGKSLNELSYGEKKQIDETSGSGLAARLLARQLISKVTTSLQNELRLDIMEFREGDSWQNASLLMGKYITNRLFVSYQKDFSLGRYSLLGPEQLSMEYELKKYLSLQAVSGSGNSSGINLIWKFQK
- the ispF gene encoding 2-C-methyl-D-erythritol 2,4-cyclodiphosphate synthase; translation: MMRIGFGYDVHSLVLDRKLILGGVEVPFHKGLRGHSDADVLIHATIDAILGALAQGDIGTLFPDNEDQYKDIDSRILLRKVAGILHLEGYKIGNVDSTICAEAPKMKPYIMQMRENIAFDLNCDIHLISVKATTEEGMGFTGKEQGISAKAVCLIKRLQE
- a CDS encoding BamA/TamA family outer membrane protein; the protein is MSCCRKILLCFFLLICFASLTAQEGYYLKSLKITGNKHVSTLTLKDKLYLTPNTFWRNLLFWKAKHRFHQADLALDLQQMTAAYQKAGFLHVQIQPEFVINEEKESVEVILKIQENDPVLIEEIVFDFDSDEEGKALLNSRLPKFLDRNSLQSGQRFRDKNLEKAEKEIMAFLQKNSYPFSEVGYQLKLNETESNVMVKLQITTGTKMRYGKIEISGNDKISETLIRQQISFASGEYFHPRDFQKTQKQIQQLNMFRYVTVQLAEKEKNDDLVDITINVQEAPRLTAQLAVGYGWEERFRTEAKITKLGFLGGIRRAALRFRHSYLEPYNVSIQFDQPAVFHPNATYTLQPYLLKLNETGYDKQSSGIYSVYQFRFARYSRLYLDYDLKWNNLVAKSDFIEDELLEEGKLDYQLSSFGLGYTFENSQPLTAPDQGWFFSASAVLSGLAFYSDYNYYQLFSEVRKYTRLTDSFTLANRLKYQVMQAIEPDVSTPLAERFYAGGKANVRGWSRSDLGPLNEDGVASGGNSLLEASLELRYPIYKILSGVVFLDAANIWKEPYEHDLKELQYAVGGGIRIKTPIGSLRLDAAMAVWEEKLPVRFYFSIGEAF
- a CDS encoding U32 family peptidase; this encodes MKPELLVPVGNPEAFYAAIAGGADAVYLGLKNFNARGRARNFAPNQLQSILKESEKENIKVYLTLNTLIKNSELPQLLDTLFMLSQTSISALIIQDLGVYYLLQKFFEKIKIHGSTQMGFHNSLGAEFAYEKGFERIILARELTLPELKNISNRSKIQLEIFAHGALCYSFSGMCLFSSFLGGMSANRGLCRQPCRRIFNSEKGSEYFFSLKDNQQIEIILELMKMKIRSIKIEGRMKSAEYVHQVTRAYRMVIDDPNKIEQAKEILKFDLGRQKTSYFLGGNVKNAITQEPYTGYQIGEIAKISAEYFEIKTKFNLRKRNRLRILPQDGTDSKALKIKEIEKMENSKYKIHHNIQNIAIGDKVFLLGLGENKFQSKFSLDGKKLQLQMPTSKKKHILSRIGSSKTLSRQELFFRIDSVDWLRKIYFDKFDHLILKLPKNEWKKFQLKSNFIRKNIRKIIIQFPKFISENDLDFYHSLIKYLLQNRIQHFVLGHISQINLFKNIKQATISTSENVYVLNDAAIQMLKEERVNYYIYPFENEFTNLTAGKDRKGIVPIYFRPELFYSRMPVNDLPAEFSDRDQKYYKFIRDGITCIIPELPVSLLQYKNKLFKQGFRRFLIDLSNEKPSQNSFNRILKKFHTSEAEQPGTQFNFKLGLQ